A genome region from Hymenobacter tibetensis includes the following:
- a CDS encoding MATE family efflux transporter, which yields MVIRLLPTQEYALYTLANTMLGTMVLLADGGISTGVMSQGSKVWQDREKLGTVMATGLDLRNKFAIGSLIIAAPILIGLLRHHGASWLMATLLLLATIPAFYTGLSNTLLEIGPKLQQDITPLQKTQVGVNVGRLLLLVLTIFIFPWAFVAVLAAGLPQIWGNRRLHKISDGYVDLTQKPDPEIRAAIFKVIKRVLPGTIYYCASGQITVWLISIFGSTSSIAQVGALSRLGMVLNLFTALLTTLVIPRFARLDGGRKMIMARYLQIEGGLFVLCLCIVGTVWLFPNQVLWILGKNYTGLNTELVLSITGSCFNLMAGISFSLVLSRGWATNPAITIAVEVLAVIVGVLTIDVSTLQGIFKFNIFLAFVQAVLFISYGSLKILKSE from the coding sequence TTGGTAATTCGGCTTCTTCCCACCCAGGAATACGCGCTTTACACCCTGGCCAACACTATGTTGGGTACCATGGTCTTGTTGGCCGATGGTGGCATCTCAACGGGGGTAATGTCGCAAGGCAGCAAGGTGTGGCAAGACCGAGAGAAGCTCGGGACGGTTATGGCTACCGGCCTCGACTTACGCAATAAGTTTGCGATAGGAAGCCTAATAATTGCGGCTCCTATTCTGATAGGGCTCCTACGACATCACGGGGCCAGCTGGCTGATGGCGACCCTGCTCTTGCTAGCGACTATTCCGGCGTTTTATACCGGCCTCTCCAACACGCTGCTGGAAATTGGACCCAAGCTGCAGCAAGACATAACTCCACTTCAGAAAACCCAAGTGGGCGTCAACGTCGGGCGTCTGCTACTGCTGGTGCTCACCATTTTTATATTTCCGTGGGCCTTCGTGGCTGTATTGGCGGCAGGCTTGCCACAGATTTGGGGCAACCGGCGGCTGCACAAAATCTCCGATGGATACGTAGACCTCACCCAAAAGCCTGATCCTGAAATCAGAGCGGCTATTTTCAAGGTGATCAAGCGAGTGCTGCCGGGCACTATCTATTACTGCGCATCAGGACAGATAACCGTGTGGCTGATTTCGATATTTGGCTCCACTTCGTCTATTGCCCAAGTCGGCGCCTTGTCACGGCTAGGCATGGTGCTCAATCTGTTTACCGCCCTGCTCACCACCTTGGTTATACCTCGCTTCGCCCGCTTGGATGGGGGCAGGAAGATGATTATGGCGCGTTATCTACAGATTGAAGGTGGCCTGTTTGTCTTGTGTTTGTGCATTGTAGGCACCGTATGGCTTTTCCCAAACCAAGTGCTGTGGATACTAGGTAAAAACTATACGGGCCTTAATACGGAGTTGGTATTAAGTATTACGGGTAGCTGCTTTAATTTGATGGCAGGTATTTCCTTTTCTTTGGTTTTGAGCAGAGGATGGGCCACTAATCCTGCCATTACGATTGCTGTCGAAGTTCTAGCAGTAATTGTGGGCGTTCTAACGATAGATGTTTCCACTCTGCAAGGGATATTTAAGTTTAATATATTTCTTGCTTTCGTGCAGGCAGTTCTTTTTATAAGCTATGGCTCGCTGAAAATATTGAAGTCAGAATAA
- a CDS encoding glycosyltransferase family protein, whose protein sequence is MKIVFVCGSLEPGRDGVGDYTRRLAAKLISQGHQVAAVALNDGYSKEEFLGSQDAESQELHVLRIPASYSSATRFARAQQWIDTVNPEWLSLQYVPFAFHKKGLPWGLDSSLERMGRGRHWHIMFHELWVGMDTEAPLKYVLMGRVQKYLINALLKKLRPAAIHTQTKLYQALLEKLGYKTHYLPLFGNIPVVSKASSPTQALHHAREQRDVALLVFGTLHPKSYFEEFTKEASQLAKAKGIRFSLTAVGRCGSGLDTFSKEWKGEGLPLNILGEQAEEEISQALSSATIGLSTTVLPLAEKSGTVAAMREHGLPVLCIAKPWEPCGISNLALPPGIVQYQQGQLEAYLSNAQPPVDASNVLEVSQLMVADLTASVPASSARVSTP, encoded by the coding sequence ATGAAAATAGTTTTTGTTTGTGGTTCGCTGGAACCTGGCCGTGACGGCGTGGGAGATTACACCCGGCGATTAGCAGCCAAACTTATTTCTCAAGGTCATCAAGTAGCTGCCGTAGCACTGAACGATGGCTACAGCAAGGAAGAGTTTTTGGGCAGTCAAGATGCAGAAAGCCAGGAATTGCATGTCTTGCGCATTCCGGCTTCCTACAGCAGTGCCACCCGTTTTGCAAGAGCCCAGCAGTGGATTGATACGGTGAACCCGGAGTGGCTGAGTTTGCAATACGTTCCCTTTGCCTTTCACAAGAAAGGCTTGCCTTGGGGGCTCGATAGCAGCCTCGAGCGAATGGGCCGGGGGCGGCACTGGCACATCATGTTTCATGAGCTTTGGGTCGGGATGGACACGGAGGCGCCGTTGAAATACGTATTGATGGGGCGGGTGCAGAAGTATCTAATCAACGCCCTATTGAAGAAGTTGCGCCCCGCTGCAATTCATACCCAAACCAAGCTCTACCAAGCGCTTCTCGAAAAACTCGGCTACAAGACGCATTATTTGCCGCTGTTCGGCAACATACCCGTCGTCAGCAAGGCCAGCTCGCCTACCCAGGCGCTACATCATGCCCGTGAGCAGCGCGATGTGGCGCTACTGGTGTTCGGTACGCTTCATCCCAAATCGTACTTCGAAGAGTTTACTAAAGAGGCGTCTCAGTTGGCCAAGGCAAAGGGTATTCGCTTCTCCCTGACGGCCGTAGGGCGTTGTGGTAGCGGGCTTGATACCTTTTCCAAAGAGTGGAAAGGAGAGGGGCTACCGCTCAACATACTAGGCGAACAAGCAGAAGAAGAGATTTCGCAGGCGTTGAGCAGCGCGACCATCGGCTTGTCTACTACGGTGCTGCCACTGGCGGAAAAAAGCGGGACTGTAGCGGCGATGCGTGAACATGGCTTACCTGTATTGTGCATTGCAAAGCCCTGGGAGCCCTGCGGAATATCAAACCTAGCGTTGCCGCCCGGTATCGTGCAGTACCAGCAAGGCCAGTTGGAAGCGTACCTCTCAAACGCTCAGCCGCCTGTTGACGCAAGCAACGTGCTGGAAGTTTCTCAACTCATGGTAGCCGATCTTACGGCCTCCGTGCCTGCTAGCAGTGCTAGGGTATCCACACCATAA